The genomic window TGTACTCCACTGTTGGGATTTTTAGGTACTCTTCTTTATGTTATCGTTTCTTACATATCTCAATGTGTATAATGTTGTTCTTAGAATAACTGATTgtagattttctatttcctcTATATGGGATTTGGCAGCCATGCTTCAGAGTTGAATTACATATGTCCATATGAGTTTGGTAATAGTTTTGTAGATCTATAGTTTATTTTACTGTTTGTATTCAGCTTGGAGTTCCTGGTTATGAGCCATTTAATAGTTTTTCTACCAGTTTTTATTTGTCTAATTTTCTCTTGAATATGGATTTTCTAGTTTAGTTTGTTGTCCAAATGAAGACTAAGGTATTTGATGGAATTTGTTTGCTGGATTTCTGAATCATCATCCTTTAAGTGTATGCCCACAGCTCAATAGAGCGAGGAAAGAAGAATGGAATTTTCCACAAATGCTGATTTTAAGAGGCATCAAGTAAGCAAAAGAGTTCGTGTACTTTATCCAGGCATTAATGAAGATAATAGGGTTGGCATCGGACATTAATCGTGTTACTATCATTTTGTTGGAACTAAGATTCAAGGATAAATTTAtactgtattaaatatatagaaatttattattataatataaattagattataaGTTAGGATTAAGaaaatagtattaatttttatgcaaatatctATCGATGTAGGTATGTAAGCataaactatataatatatgccAAACAAATTTCTTGTAATAGGCATGTAATCTAATGAACgataaatttactattattattattatttatgattattataattatgtgtTGGCGACTGCAAAGTTCtctaatttaaattctattgaaaaaatttaaggtcatttattattaattttcaataagaaGTATAAATCTAAGAATTAATAACTTCTCGATTGCATTACATTCATTGTCCTTTCGAGGATATTgtcgaacaattttttaataaatttattttccactttCTACCATTCTATTTAGAAAAACTTCATTTCAAAAAGGTATTTACTTTTTTGacactttttccttttatgaCTCATTTCAAACAATTCCATATATGTTCTGTAAGGTTTATATCAAGTTTATATTGATTTCACTtccaaaaatttattgaactaAGGAATGATTTGACACTAAGAAGggagtatttaaatattcgtttttgTATAACAGTCTGTGAAGacgatttcaaagattatgtttgattaatattataagatCAGCAATGTACATGTAGCCTAACCGTAAGACTTCTGCacagtattatatttatgaaatgaaactaattaataaagttttcAGTTTCATTCAATACAGATACATTATCAAACAAAAGTATcttcgtataaaattctttgCAGATCTGTAAAGAATGTGACTCTCTATTTAACGTTTTTGCAAAATACAACTATCGACTCTAAAGTTTAACTATACtatgaattatgaaatttaaagatagttaaaataaagaaaatagataaaataccCATAAAAGTCCGTTTTCAGCGGAATAAAAGCATTGGCACACTTGAAAAATTTAGTTAGTAAGTAGTTCAGTTAGCCATCCGAGAGTCAAGAGTCAAAAGTCGTTAATCGAGAGTTGTCATATCACACTACTGCATtaagttcacgttaaataattatcgttttttGTTTAATCCACTGTAATAAATCCATCTATCAATACATTATCACATAGAGTAGAAACCATTGGAAAtcctaatttctaacatttctgaataaagaatttctataatacatTCATCCACGCGCTTGCTCTCTCTATTCCGAGATATAAAACCTCAACAGGATTAGTGATGTCAGAGTAGTAATATGGGGAATGTCTTTTGTTGCAGGAGAGTTTGTTTTTATtgaatgtattattacattattattacacaCATTACTGAATAATACTATGCACAAATACaggtatttaaatattttaaagcaaaagtgcgagaaaaatgaaatttaagacAAGACTGTTATGTTCAACAGGATAACGATTCCAAATACATAGCctatattgttaaataatggatcatttttaatacatcgGATATTTTAACGACTCTTCCACAATCCTCAGCTCTAAATCCTGTAGAAGATCTTTGGTCTGAATTAGGCAGAAGGACTAAAACACATCATATTACATCTAAGCAAGAAGAGCTGTAGAAATTATTGCTTGAAGAATAACACAAAATAGGtccaaaaattacaaaaaatttagtaaattcaATACCTAATCGTCTGAAAgctgttataaaaaaatgaattgcATACTAAATAGTAAATCAAATGTTACGATAAATTTATACCGCAAAATCATAAGTGTGCCGATACTTTTGTCCCGCTTAAAACGGacgtttatgtatattttatcttttttttcctttattataactattttttaaatgtatacttaaatattatatactagCATATATAGAGTCGACAgctacattttacaaaaaaattaaacataaaatcaCATTCTTTACAGATttacaaagaattttatacgaagACTCAGGGTCCGTGTACGATGATGCGATAATACTTTTTGTTTGGTACTGTATGTATGTATCGAACAAAACATCTTGTACAGCTTCcagatatgaaatatatctgGAAATGTAATTAGGAGTTCTTCTGttggaaatattgaaatagtttTGTCTCAATTGTCGAACAGGAAtactattattgatttatcgagctattatatttcttgttcAGATAATCGACATTCTATCTCAGTCTTCTTTCTCATTATATAATAGCGAAATATACGAACAATTGCTTCAAACtacagaaaataattgtactcTTTAATATCTTGACacaaacaaagaaacgaatataaaCCTTTACAATTAAACATGAATATCTGTATTTGTTACGATCTAGTCTTGATCTTCGGGGTTGGTAACCGTTATGTGTTACTGTGGAAAAAacggtagttgctgccaccagaaatagttATTAactatttcgattaattagaCTCTCTTATATAAAACTTGTCGCACCCTTCTAGAGCGTGGCACTATTCCGAATATCCCAGGAGGTTTTGCTCTAATTACTTCCGCGACAACTGAATGGATTTTTTCAAAACTTGTCGCACCCTTTTAAGGCGCAGCACTATTTTGAATTTCCAAACTGTTGTATCCTTAATGttttaattcgttaatataaccgtattaataattgataaataaaattccacgtttCGGCTTACCCGCTATGTGCAAGAGCACTAGCACGGGAAGGATTAAGGTTCTCTtggaatgaataaatatttctgatatcttcttaattattgacaataatagtcaatgaataattttattgaagtCGTACCATGTGGTACAAGTCcgaaatcgaagaagaaagtgtTACAATGTTTAACTTCTCACCTTGCTTATATGTATGGTCGATCGCATTCTTCGAATATCGTACTGAGTTAGCATAGTTGTTGGAAGACTGACTGTATGAGTCTTTGACGATTAATGAATGGTCGGTTTTATTTCTTGACGTTACTCAAAGACTATATTAAAACAGTTGTCGTCTTCGCAAAGATTACAAATTCTTACTGACTCTAACTCAACTCGACGAAAATTTCAACTAACTGGATTGAACTCTATAATTGAACTGAATAACTTTGCTGAATAGCTAAATATCTCTGCTGATGCCGATACTTGATCTTTTGGTGCGTCTAGTTGTTTGTCGTTGTTAATGCTGTGTAAGAAGGTCGTAGCATCTCAACTTCCATTATCTACTTATCGTACTGTGTACTGTGTATTGTGGCGGGGAGAGCGCGTtttcacataaaatattttcattcggGAAATATTCTTACATGATATTAACAAAAGCGAACCTTTAATCATTACCGTGTTTGTTgcttttttcttgtttataaattttcttttaaattgtttgataaataaCGTCCTAAgttaaatgttgtaaaatatatatagaatgtttgatgagaaaggaaacgataaacgcaaataaattgtacgaaaTACTAAACCTTGTACAAACTAAAGATACTAAAGATTGCACAGAATGTACGaaataagtttaataaaaaaaaattattcggtAAAATCCTACGAAGGGCTTCTGCTATCGAAAGGACAAAAGAAATTGGtaccaaatattaattatttcgaggTAGATTGATAcctttttaacaaattaccAATGATTCTTgaattaaacgttttaaaaagttacaacaaatttaaaatgacatcaatatatttttatattcatccaTAAAAACAAAACATTTCCATTTGGTACGTGATCTAGGATTTTTGTGCAGAAATGCCGTATATAAAACAGATACTTAAAaggtttaaatacttttaatgGGTTCGTTCTACTATTTGCCCCCTAATGTCCCATGTAGgaactttaaatattctgtattaCTTGAGATTATCAATTTAGCgtaaaataatcaaagaaattcaatttaaataaagattagCAGAATCGAATGCATGAAGATGTAATATAAATGCGTTAGCAGGGCAAGAAAAGGCCAGGATGGACATAACACGCGATCGTTGCCACGGCATTTCAAGCTATCAGCACATTCACCAGGTGCTGCGTTAGGCTACTACGACTCCACCAAAGACAAGTTGCTAGTGACTAAATCGATATCCTTGCTATGCCAGCAGCCTTACCTTCATGCCGCGAAAACGTTCCTGACTAATCTCTACAAGTAAGTATATATCTAACTTATCATCTTACAACGTTCCGTCATCTCTCGCTAGTTTGATAATGTAGAAGATCGTTAATAAACAACTTTCATCCTTGAAATAACCATTATCCCAAGCCAAATTAAGTTAAGTTTCCTTtgaagatattataaattaacatttttagtGACAAGAagtacgaaattttatttttcaaataaatttttcaaaatttccaatgattcgtattatttttgtaaatttcttcaaaattcattttactcctttattacttttataaagttaaatattaaagaaagcTGAAGCTTGTATAATTTAACCAATCAATTACTATCACACAGTAAAAAGTATAGATAACGCAAAATAACGTTTTTGCTTAcaaaaaatcaaagaataaatgtattatgGACGGCATTACACATTTTAAGTGGAATTTatagaataagaaaattcttttaggAAGTTAATCATCTATCAAGAAATATAAGccttttaaaaactataatttccaAGGGTGAAAGAAAGTTAGAggtatatacatttaaaactACGTAAAATTTAAGGCAATACCGAAGCTTACATTCctattatatatacactaCTTATTGGAAGctaatcgaatatttatctttatagaTGTGTTCCTAGACATCCAGGACCTGGTCTTAGTTTAGAGTCATACGTATACAATTTGCTGTACAATGTGCCGGTACCATTGCCTGGAAAGTCGTTAAAATTCTTCATTCCCAATGACGAGCCAGCGAAATCGCCGTTAGAGCTGGTTATCCATCAGCCAACGCCATCGCAGGAGTTACAGATGCTAGATTACCCTCTGAAGGATATATTCACATGGCTTGGAGCGGATTGCGTGATTCAATTGTTTACATGTGTCCTATTGGAGAATCAAGTATTACTCAGAAGTTCAGATTTCCACAAGTTGATGGTGGTATCCGAATGCATAACGGCGCTTCTCTTTCCGTTTTCCTGGCAACATGTGTACGTGCCGATATTGCCCGCCAGTCTACATCACTTCTTGGACGCGCCGGTACCATTTATAATGGGTTTGCACGCGCAAAGTGAGGGCGGTGTATTGAAAATTGCCAGCGAAGTGAGTGTTTAGCGCTTTTCAAAATCAGCAccttaaaatttctattatcttgtacattggaaattattataaaaattaaatggaaaatcaAATGCTTTAGATCcggaaaaaaattgtttctccgCTATTAAAATAAAGGAATAGCTCTCTTTAGGGGTtgtatgtttctttctttgaaaatatatttatttcactgttttatttgtattcctaaaattatttgttgaaatatacaaaaataaaaatgcgcTAGTAACACCGAATATGTTATTTGGAGTGggcatttaaaaaaatcagtCATTTTTCTCTTGTATACATTTCTGTTTTACGATAGAATAGATTTACTAAGATAGAGAATTTggcaaaaattttaaaatcttcTAATCCAAGTTGTACGAAACATGTGAACTAGTTTGAatttaagattattttatgttaccTAATCTAGTCTGACGTAGTTAAAAtgtcttctcctttttttcttctttttattttgtgttTGAGATGACGCTATTTTAGATTCTATTTCTTGATTACAGGCAAATCTTTGTTATGTAGATATAGATAAGCAAAGTAGCCAATTTCCAGAAGAGTTACCTGTATTTCCAcataaaatgcaatttattgCCGAGATTAGAGCTCTCTTAAATAAGTACAAAGTACCACACGCGGGAAAGTAAGTTGAAAAtgttcatctttttcttttttatatgaGTATTTTTCAACTGCTAAgatcaaaatgttttttcaGGACTGATAACACGGTCATAAATCATTATAACGGTGACATCATGACTAGTAGTTTGACGCTTCCTGGTTCTGGATGTCATCTTCCTCGCAGAAAACATTCGTTACACGATGTCTTGGATTGGAATCGACCGGAACCGACGCCGCAATCAGACACGTTACAAAGGATAGTAGATATCGCTAAAAGAACTGgtaaagattttttattttatataattttatttttatttatttttatataaattcctgtatataaatttctttaaatttatttatataaaatttttctgctTTCTTTCTAAGAGCTCTAATAATAGAAGACTTACTTAGgtgaattaaacatttttatagttattGTATGCTAAATATAGTAAAGGAGCTTTTTAACTaaacgtaaatatatttagttttagaGCATCATTTGGTCATTTTTGTTTAGTATCCGTTTTTCTTATAGGAGTGAACGTGGAAGATATCGATTCAGTGGAAGATAACGTGAAAGAGCAGATACTTTCACCTCAAGAAGAATATCAAGAGATGCTTATGTTTAACAATGCCATTAGAGAGATTTTTCTGAACCGTTTTGTACagattttttctaattacgaACACTTCGTTATTCAACCAAGTCAGGTGCGAAAGAGTATTCATATAAGTTGCTTCGTAATATATAAGAATCTCTTTAGAAATTGATTTAGTACGcgaaaaagataagaaaagtTCGTATAAACATatgttctatttattataatttttgagTTACAGTGAGTTTTTATTCGGACTCATTTCTCCATGGGAAATGAACCGGATAATCATgtgttaatttcttaaatacatACACATTTAAATGtgatgtatatattttatgcagGATGATGCTCTAACGCATTTCAGTTAGAAGCAGTTAGGCTACTTTGAAACAACCGATTTGCAAGTAGTTGAATAAGTCGTGAAGATCCTGTTTCCTATTGTGCTCGCTCTACGATTTAAATCGGACATGTGAAACATACATtgataatgtttaaatatttcacaacaAAACTAAAGAAAgttttcaacaaattcaaGCTATACAAATAAGAAGAGTAGGACGGACAATAGTAAAACGTCTGCAGACTTATGTTTATGCGCAAGCATATTATTTCAAAGCCCTATCATAAAATTAAGCAAATGTAGTTCGTTAAAAAGCAAACTCTCTAATCGTTAattcaaaaataagaaaaaatatgtttatttcgATCTTTTTTACCTTTTGTGTGcactaatatttatatttatataaatgaatatctatgaaaataatatttatataaattaatatctaatatctataataatataaatgacatctatataatatgaattataaaatataaataatataaatagtatctaacataaatattaaactgtatttgagaaagaaaaacgattgTTTCTTTCAGGACAAAGATGAATGGTTGAATAATAGGGATAGTATGCATGTTTTTGATAAGGCTACATTTTTATCTGACCAACCCACACAGCATTTGCCATTTTTATCAAGGTTTCTAGAAACACAAATGTTCGCATCTCTTGTCGACAGCAAAGTTATGTCAACGTGGAGTGAGCTTGATTTTAACACACGAGTTTTTGATCAAAGAATTTCTCTCTTAAGGTAAGcataagaaagataaattttctgTACCATTATTCTATGATATTCTCTCAAATGATAAAGTTATTCTTGTTTATTATAGGAAAAAAGTTGGAGAAGGTATTGTAAGATCGACACGTTATGAACCTTGTACAAGTATTGAAGAATCGCAAAAGGTATTGGAACAAAGGTTGACAAACGTAGATTTTGAAACGAATCCACCTACAGAGATCGTTCCTcacagagcagcgtattttcGAAGTTTTCCCTTGTTAGATAGTGTAGCATTAAATAAGGAACCAACTCAaaggtaaatattttgaacaaatGCATTTTTTGACAATTAAATCAACACAAGAAATattaacgtttattattttatttcctgctTCACGTGTAGTATACTTCGGTAAgaatttacttgaaattttacagcattatacatatatatttgagattactatatattatcatataatttgattcactattttattttttatttgcagtATCCTGAAAATCagctattataattattaattgtctaaatattttatttattcatacaatttttatttttattcttagagtttaattaattttatatctataacaGTAGTCGGAGAGGTCAGACTCAGTGgaagtataaaatgaaatctatGGAGTCAAATGGGAAAACTCCAGTACCTCAAGAAACACAATCGCCTCGACCTCAAACTAAGCTCTCTGCAGATATGAGTCCAGCATTAATAGCACAAGCAAATTGGacatttgttgaaaaattgctcaaagtatatttactaaaatgaaaacaaaataaataaatttattaacacgaGAAAGTTATGTTAATTTGCTTTTTTGTGTTTGTTTTAAGGATTGTAAatcaaaaacaaaaagaatgtTGGTTGAAAAAATGGGCTCTGAAGCAGTTGCATTAGGTCATGGCGGTGAATCGTTATCCGATGTCGAAGAAAATACACTAGTTGCCAGTCTCTGTGATCTCCTAGAACGAGTTTGGAGTCATGGATTGCAAAATAAACAAGGGAAAAGCGCTCTTTGGTCGCATCTTGCCATGTATCAAGAAGAAGAGTGCAACGACCCGAGTAAACCAATAGATcctaattttctttctcctggTATGtggaaatttgttataatttgaTATCTGTTACACACATCGCACTTTATCATCGAAACTGtaatatttactaaaattcaTGACGTTTGGAAATGCAGCGTTAGCGTGGTGCGTCCTACGGAAACGACTCGATTGTACGTGTCTTATTCTATTTCAGATAAAGTGTTAAAAGTAGAGATTAGTTTCTCATACGTAGATACTCTGCACTCCCTTAGTTGTAAGTGACacattattcataaataattatttatttgattctaCATGTTTTTGCTAAACGTGCACATACTATAGTGAATATGTTTGACTGTTATTTCCGAGAGAATATTGATTCTCTAAAATCACGCGTTTTAGATATAGTGTTTTGCTATTATGAAGTATAATTTAGAATTGCAGaacataatacaaatatttctttatatgaTTAAATTGCTACCTACTTCCTTTTCCATGCTTACTTCATAGGTCTtatccattttcattttatttaaaattttatttattataggtTCTATTACACTCAACCTCCTATAACACGGCACTGTAAAAATTCGGTTTCGATATAACACAGcacaaaaattgcaaaacgatTTTATATACCACGacttaataaatatgaacaaCATTCATATAGCACGTATGTATGTTTTACTACATTGTTTTGATTTCGCTTAACACGGTTTCGGTACAATGCAAAACGAATTAATCGTGTAATAGGAGGATTgactatattaaatatattgtccTCTACTTACGATGGTAATGTAACTCAaagagtaaataaaatattttgaactataattttaaagtatcattgaaacatttttaaatattaaagtttcatAAATAGTTCCAAATATTAAGTAGTTTCACATATTAAAGCTCTAACAAAGAGATAGTTATCTAGTAtcaaagtaatattaatacaaattaataatttcttcttttagtatcataacgaaataaagaataattctttactttattgaaattagaaatattgctttttgagtcacaatattatttaaaacgtggatcaatatttctttttcagttgatttttat from Bombus pyrosoma isolate SC7728 linkage group LG8, ASM1482585v1, whole genome shotgun sequence includes these protein-coding regions:
- the LOC122569893 gene encoding DENN domain-containing protein 5B isoform X5; this encodes MNGSLGIMRGPEQHPQRFADYFVICGLDKDSGLEPDKYFGDSLQCTPLDRAYKSKVLGHYPDSVPWNPFDEHAVCMLCLPSGLRFRTQKHSVEPTFHSFVLTKEDGHRTYGFSLVFYEECRNRKICAAMQTLQAMHITELSSGQNGTPPTARKGQDGHNTRSLPRHFKLSAHSPGAALGYYDSTKDKLLVTKSISLLCQQPYLHAAKTFLTNLYKCVPRHPGPGLSLESYVYNLLYNVPVPLPGKSLKFFIPNDEPAKSPLELVIHQPTPSQELQMLDYPLKDIFTWLGADCVIQLFTCVLLENQVLLRSSDFHKLMVVSECITALLFPFSWQHVYVPILPASLHHFLDAPVPFIMGLHAQSEGGVLKIASEANLCYVDIDKQSSQFPEELPVFPHKMQFIAEIRALLNKYKVPHAGKTDNTVINHYNGDIMTSSLTLPGSGCHLPRRKHSLHDVLDWNRPEPTPQSDTLQRIVDIAKRTGVNVEDIDSVEDNVKEQILSPQEEYQEMLMFNNAIREIFLNRFVQIFSNYEHFVIQPSQDKDEWLNNRDSMHVFDKATFLSDQPTQHLPFLSRFLETQMFASLVDSKVMSTWSELDFNTRVFDQRISLLRKKVGEGIVRSTRYEPCTSIEESQKVLEQRLTNVDFETNPPTEIVPHRAAYFRSFPLLDSVALNKEPTQSILRSRRGQTQWKYKMKSMESNGKTPVPQETQSPRPQTKLSADMSPALIAQANWTFVEKLLKDCKSKTKRMLVEKMGSEAVALGHGGESLSDVEENTLVASLCDLLERVWSHGLQNKQGKSALWSHLAMYQEEECNDPSKPIDPNFLSPDLPNLALEIDSPTRGTDKHKSPGDRKIGPEHLRPLPNSLLFDIRNVQAMTDIKTHIGYARAWVRLALEKKLLSRHLKTLLSDTRLLRSQYKRSAFLRCEEEKEQFLYHLLTLNAVDYFCFTNNYPTTKLPYRVVIFPSRKASAATTSANSWIAISGTLCETNPVPIPKGALEFVFHHKNLGVLSTLRIGHDNTGLSPKWMVEHVVVRNEVTGHTFKFPCGRWLGRGIDDGSTERLLVGALVPRNIDSEELVESCSTPPRCRSPSIPRRPIVSQVELQHMLGESVNAIVKFHYRRECQDGSLTALLCGEGGLVPSLEQIFLFGFKNQRIFGKNFYVWDYLLRVKENFEISLLEEMDEYSQRLNKDRRIHVENSQRFTTLRCYCHLIDQINLFSQTLGKDGKFQLFICLAAREQLLHSMLRPMSEARSTADMYEETSFLRNTTLLNFLIHILEPLSEFHIVLEKSLTHGISSIC
- the LOC122569893 gene encoding DENN domain-containing protein 5A isoform X3, with product MNGSLGIMRGPEQHPQRFADYFVICGLDKDSGLEPDKYFGDSLQCTPLDRAYKSKVLGHYPDSVPWNPFDEHAVCMLCLPSGLRFRTQKHSVEPTFHSFVLTKEDGHRTYGFSLVFYEECRNRKICAAMQTLQAMHITELSSGQNGTPPTARKGQDGHNTRSLPRHFKLSAHSPGAALGYYDSTKDKLLVTKSISLLCQQPYLHAAKTFLTNLYKCVPRHPGPGLSLESYVYNLLYNVPVPLPGKSLKFFIPNDEPAKSPLELVIHQPTPSQELQMLDYPLKDIFTWLGADCVIQLFTCVLLENQVLLRSSDFHKLMVVSECITALLFPFSWQHVYVPILPASLHHFLDAPVPFIMGLHAQSEGGVLKIASEANLCYVDIDKQSSQFPEELPVFPHKMQFIAEIRALLNKYKVPHAGKTDNTVINHYNGDIMTSSLTLPGSGCHLPRRKHSLHDVLDWNRPEPTPQSDTLQRIVDIAKRTGVNVEDIDSVEDNVKEQILSPQEEYQEMLMFNNAIREIFLNRFVQIFSNYEHFVIQPSQDKDEWLNNRDSMHVFDKATFLSDQPTQHLPFLSRFLETQMFASLVDSKVMSTWSELDFNTRVFDQRISLLRKKVGEGIVRSTRYEPCTSIEESQKVLEQRLTNVDFETNPPTEIVPHRAAYFRSFPLLDSVALNKEPTQSSRRGQTQWKYKMKSMESNGKTPVPQETQSPRPQTKLSADMSPALIAQANWTFVEKLLKDCKSKTKRMLVEKMGSEAVALGHGGESLSDVEENTLVASLCDLLERVWSHGLQNKQGKSALWSHLAMYQEEECNDPSKPIDPNFLSPAKKSPSSFFGLPERLISSLKGKNMFEIASYIKENFNDLPNLALEIDSPTRGTDKHKSPGDRKIGPEHLRPLPNSLLFDIRNVQAMTDIKTHIGYARAWVRLALEKKLLSRHLKTLLSDTRLLRSQYKRSAFLRCEEEKEQFLYHLLTLNAVDYFCFTNNYPTTKLPYRVVIFPSRKASAATTSANSWIAISGTLCETNPVPIPKGALEFVFHHKNLGVLSTLRIGHDNTGLSPKWMVEHVVVRNEVTGHTFKFPCGRWLGRGIDDGSTERLLVGALVPRNIDSEELVESCSTPPRCRSPSIPRRPIVSQVELQHMLGESVNAIVKFHYRRECQDGSLTALLCGEGGLVPSLEQIFLFGFKNQRIFGKNFYVWDYLLRVKENFEISLLEEMDEYSQRLNKDRRIHVENSQRFTTLRCYCHLIDQINLFSQTLGKDGKFQLFICLAAREQLLHSMLRPMSEARSTADMYEETSFLRNTTLLNFLIHILEPLSEFHIVLEKSLTHGISSIC